A genomic region of Desulfotignum phosphitoxidans DSM 13687 contains the following coding sequences:
- a CDS encoding O-antigen ligase family protein: protein MHAWAQTLIQILVVLGLILVVVKQLQREPRRRKSGRRGDRQALEGQEGQGAQKSQKPQEAQRSQKNQSPASGSRSPDSAFTGIRDGLAPGRHFWWVIGPVAALGVWSTVMSPHPALAIQGLIMLATYLGFFYLVVVSVRSRKEQRALVWVVVGTAVFLCVIGLLKRFDILVFHWWDYTEELGSKFYGLSLTGVYVNRNHMAGFLEMAIPMMLGMFLTRSRSPEARIGMICLALFLVVCQALTLSRGGWTGTAVAMVFMAVVLLLKKGFVHKRLVGTLLGAVVVIGLIVMASTPVNAGSGLRYCSYWGVKYRVLLDVDKRWGSI from the coding sequence TCCTGGTGGTTCTGGGTTTGATCCTGGTGGTGGTGAAGCAGCTGCAAAGGGAGCCGCGCAGAAGGAAAAGTGGGCGCAGGGGGGATCGGCAGGCGCTGGAGGGTCAGGAGGGGCAGGGGGCGCAGAAGTCGCAGAAGCCCCAGGAGGCGCAGCGGTCGCAAAAGAACCAGTCACCGGCATCCGGCAGCCGGAGTCCGGATTCAGCATTCACGGGTATCCGGGATGGGTTGGCCCCGGGCCGGCATTTCTGGTGGGTGATCGGGCCGGTGGCGGCTTTGGGAGTATGGTCCACGGTGATGTCCCCCCATCCGGCCCTGGCGATTCAGGGACTGATCATGCTGGCCACGTACCTGGGGTTTTTTTACCTGGTGGTGGTGTCCGTGCGCTCCCGGAAAGAGCAGCGGGCCCTGGTGTGGGTGGTGGTGGGCACGGCCGTGTTTTTGTGTGTGATCGGGCTGCTCAAGCGGTTTGACATCCTGGTGTTCCACTGGTGGGATTATACAGAAGAGCTGGGAAGCAAATTTTATGGCCTGTCTCTGACCGGGGTGTATGTCAACCGCAACCACATGGCCGGATTCCTGGAGATGGCCATTCCCATGATGCTGGGGATGTTTCTGACCCGGTCCCGCTCCCCGGAGGCCCGCATCGGCATGATCTGCCTGGCCCTGTTTCTGGTTGTGTGCCAGGCGTTGACCCTGTCCCGGGGCGGATGGACCGGCACAGCCGTTGCCATGGTGTTCATGGCCGTTGTGCTGCTCCTGAAAAAAGGATTTGTTCACAAGCGCCTGGTGGGAACCCTGCTGGGCGCCGTGGTGGTCATCGGCCTGATCGTCATGGCCAGCACCCCCGTAAACGCGGGGTCAGGCCTGCGTTATTGTAGTTATTGGGGGGTAAAGTATCGGGTG